The following are encoded together in the Vidua macroura isolate BioBank_ID:100142 chromosome 6, ASM2450914v1, whole genome shotgun sequence genome:
- the PTGDR gene encoding prostaglandin D2 receptor gives METEGYRCRSSRYIESGQSAVPSSVLFAAGLLGNVLALLLLGQHRRRSRSPGGRPPRVSAFYVLVTALAVTDLLGKCLISPIVLAAYAYNRSLSELGPGGRGEDQPGVLCQLFAFLMAFFGLAPTLLLLAMALECWLSLGHPYFYRRHLTRRLGATLGPAAAGLCALFCALPLLGFGAPMQYCPGTWCFIRMAGGGPGQLGFPVLYASLMGLLVLAIVACNVSSMRHLYGMARRQPRRGAPPAAAPRMEELDHLVLLGLMTVLFTVCSLPLIIRAYMGAFAADFNENADLSALRFLSVNSIVDPWVFIIFRTSVFRGFVRRVCRRLGSRRASLKGSSPAGDGQFCPPGWRGTDPPRLGTP, from the exons ATGGAGACCGAGGGTTACCGCTGCCGCAGCAGCCGCTACATCGAGAGCGGGCAGTCGGCCGTGCCCAGCTCGGTGCTGTTCGCCGCCGGCCTTTTGGGGAACGTCctggcgctgctgctgctgggccagcaCCGCCGGCGGTCCCGGTCGCCCGGGGGCCGCCCGCCGCGGGTGTCGGCGTTCTACGTGCTGGTCACCGCGCTGGCGGTCACCGACCTGCTGGGCAAGTGCCTGATCAGCCCCATCGTGCTGGCAGCCTACGCCTACAACCGCAGCCTGAGCGAGCTGGGGCCGGGGGGCCGCGGCGAGGACCAGCCGGGGGTGCTCTGCCAGCTCTTCGCTTTCCTCATGGCCTTCTTCGGGCTGGCCCccacgctgctgctgctggccatggcTCTGGAGTGCTGGCTCTCCCTGGGCCACCCCTACTTCTACCGGCGGCACCTGACCCGCCGCCTGGGTGCCACGCTGGGGCCGGCGGCCGCCGGGCTGTGCGCGCTGTTCTGCGCCCTGCCCCTGCTGGGCTTCGGGGCGCCCATGCAGTACTGCCCGGGCACGTGGTGCTTCATCCGGATGGCCGGCGGTGGCCCGGGCCAGCTGGGCTTCCCCGTGCTCTACGCCAGCCTGATGGGCTTGTTGGTGCTGGCCATCGTGGCGTGCAACGTGAGCAGCATGCGGCACCTGTACGGCATGGCCCGGCGGCAGCCCCGCCGCGGggcgccccccgccgccgccccgcgcatGGAGGAGCTCGACCACCTCGTCCTGCTGGGGCTCATGACCGTCCTCTTCACCGTCTGCTCCCTGCCGCTCATC atCCGAGCCTACATGGGGGCTTTTGCCGCCGATTTCAACGAGAACGCCGACCTGAGCGCGCTGCGCTTCCTCTCCGTCAACTCCATCGTGGACCCCTGGGTCTTCATCATCTTCCGCACCTCCGTCTTCCGCGGCTTCGTGCGCCGGGTCTGCCGCAGGCTCGGCTCCCGCAGAGCGTCTCTGAaaggctccagccctgctggtgaCGGCCAGTTCTGTCCCCCGGGCTGGCGCGGGACAGATCCCCCGCGGCTCGGCACCCCCTGA
- the PTGER2 gene encoding prostaglandin E2 receptor EP2 subtype, whose protein sequence is MNGTGRAHGSDGAALPAGARPLVSALMFSAGLLGNLLALGLLLRGRRGPRQRPPALFHVLVLALVVTDLLGTCSVSPLVLASYHRNLTLTSLARGGHICLYFGFAMSFFGLATMLILFTMALERCLALGRPYFYERFLSPRTGLVALPAIYTFSAAFCSLPLVGFGRYVQYCPGTWCFIQMHLDPQQSNGEVAGLNVAFSLLYATLLLFLILAVLLCNLSVIVNLARMHRRGQRSRRVASPEQPRVATGCGRRMFSMAEEIDHLLLLSIMTITFVICSLPFTIRAYVNKFSREEDDHGWDLLALRFLSINSIVDPWVFAILRPPVLRLMRSVLCCQVTPTAPDGRAVSSAVTKPPARPDLCGQ, encoded by the exons atGAACGGGACGGGCCGGGCGCACGGGAGCGACGGGGCAGCGCTGCCGGCCGGGGCTCGCCCGCTGGTCAGCGCCCTCATGTTCTCGGCCGGGCTCCTGGGCAACCTCCTggcgctggggctgctcctgcgCGGCCGCCGCGGGCCCCGCCAGCGCCCGCCCGCGCTGTTCCACGTCCTGGTGCTGGCCCTGGTGGTCACCGACCTGCTGGGCACCTGCTCCGTCAGCCCCTTGGTGCTCGCTTCCTACCACCGCAACCTCACCCTCACCAGCCTGGCCCGCGGAGGGCACATCTGCCTCTACTTCGGCTTCGCCATGAGCTTCTTCGGCCTCGCCACCATGCTCATCCTCTTCACCATGGCGCTGGAGCGCTGCCTGGCCCTGGGGCGACCGTACTTCTACGAGCGCTTCCTGAGCCCCCGCACGGGCCTGGTGGCCCTGCCGGCCATCTACACCTTCTCGGCCGCCTTCTGCTCGCTGCCGCTGGTGGGCTTCGGGCGCTACGTCCAGTACTGCCCCGGCACCTGGTGCTTCATCCAGATGCACCTGGATCCGCAGCAGAGCAACGGGGAGGTGGCGGGGCTGAACGTCGCCTTCTCGCTCCTCTACGCCaccctgctcctcttcctcatcctcgCCGTGCTGCTCTGCAACCTGAGCGTCATCGTGAACCTGGCCCGCATGCACCGCCGCGGGCAGAGGAGCCGCCGGGTGGCCAGCCCGGAGCAGCCCCGAGTGGCCACCGGCTGCGGCCGGCGCATGTTCTCCATGGCCGAGGAGATCGaccacctcctgctgctctccatcatgACCATCACCTTCGTCATCTGCTCCCTGCCCTTCACG ATCCGTGCCTACGTGAACAAGTTCAGCCGGGAAGAGGACGACCACGGGTGGGACCTGCTGGCCCTGCGCTTCCTCTCCATCAACTCCATCGTGGATCCCTGGGTCTTCGCCATCCTGCGGCCGCCCGTGCTGCGCCTCATGCGCTCCGTGCTCTGCTGCCAGGTGACCCCCACGGCCCCGGACGGCCGCGCCGTGTCCTCTGCTGTGACAAAGCCGCCGGCACGGCCGGACCTCTGCGGGCAGTAG